In Acidimicrobiia bacterium, the sequence GTGTCGTGGAGTCGCCCGCTCGGTGCAGTGCTCGCGGTGGCCGTGCTCGCGGTGTGGGCGCTCGCGTGGCGCCACCGCGACGAGCCGCGCATGGTCGAGGCCGTCGCGCCGATCGCGGCCGTCGCCGCATTCCTCGCCTTCTCGCCGATCCTGTCGCCCCAGTACGTGTGCTGGTTGCTCCCGTTCGGCGCGCTGGCAGCCGTCGAGGGGGTGCCCTCGCTCGCGCGGATGGTCGGCGCGGTCGTCGCGCTGTCGGCGATGCTGCTGTACCTCATCAAGGAGGTCATCTGGGGCGAGGACGGCGCCATGGCGATGCTGCTCGTGCGCAACGGCCTGGTCGTCGCCCTGTTCGTCGTGGGCCTCGTGATGCTCGCTCGCCGCCGCAGCGAGGCCGCGGCGGCCGCCACGCCGGTGCCGCACCGGCCCGCCGAGCAGGCCCTCCGGCTCCCGGCCTGATCGACGCCGACCGGGGATGAGGGCCGTCGCGGCCGTCCCGGCCCGCGACAATGGAGTGGTGCTGACCCGTCCGCCGGCCGGCTCGATCCCCGACGCCCCCGGCTCGTACCAGTTCAAGGACGCCCACGGCCGGGTGATCTACGTCGGCAAGGCGAAGAGCCTGCGCAGCCGCCTGTCGAACTACTTCGCGCCGCCGGCCACGCTGCCGGAGCGCACCCGGCAGATGGTCGCGGCCGCGGAGGCGGTCGAGTGGATCGAGGTCCGCAACGAGGTCGAGGCGTTCTTCCTCGAGTTCAACCTGATCCAGAAGCACAAGCCGCGCTTCAACATCCGGCTGAAGGACGACAAGTCGTACCCGTTCCTCGCGGTGACCCTCGACGAGGAGTGGCCGCGGGCGATGGTGATGCGGGGCGCGAAGCGCAAGGGGGTCCGCTACTTCGGCCCGTTCGCGCACGCGTACGCGATCCGCGAGACGCTCGACCTCCTGCTGCGCACCTTCCCGATCCGCACGTGCACGCGCGGGAAGTTCGACCGGCACCACCGGCTCGGTCGCCCGTGCCTGTACGCGCACATCGAGAAGTGCGTCGCGCCGTGCGTCGACGCGGTGACGCACGAGGAGTACGGCGTGCTCGTCGGCGAGCTGCTCGACTTCCTCGACGGCAACCACGCGCCGATCCTCGACCGGCTCGACAAGCAGATGCACGAGGCCGCCGACGAGCTCGAGTTCGAGCGCGCCGCGCGCCTGCGCGACCAGCTCACGTCGGTCCGCAAGGCCATCGAGCGCCAGCAGATGGTCGCGGCGCGCGAGGAGGACATCGACGTCATCGGCATCGCACAGGACCCACTCGAGGCGAGCGTGCAGCTCTTCCTCGTGCGGCGGGGCCGGGTCGTGGGCCGCAAGGGGATCGTCATCGACAAGGTCGAGGAGCTCGACGACCACGCCCTCGTCGGAAGGATCCTCGAGCAGCTCTACGGAGGCGCCGATACCGAGGACGTGCCGAAGGAGGTGCTCGTCCCCGTCGAGCCGGAGGACCGCGAGCTGTACGAGGAGTTCCTCGCGCTCGCGCGCGGCTCGAAGGTCCACGTACGCGTCCCGCAGCGGGGCGAGAAGCGCGCGCTGCTCGAGACCGTCACGAAGAACGCCGACGAGGCCTTCGTCCGCCACAAGCTGAAGCGCGCCTCGGACCACAACGCGCGCGCCCGCGCGCTGACCGCGCTGCAGGGCGCGCTCGGCCTGCCGGAGGCGCCGCTGCGCATCGAGTGCTTCGACATCTCGAACCTGCAGGGCACCGAGATCGTCGCGTCGATGGTGGTGATGGAGGACGGCCTCCCGAAGCGGTCCGACTACCGGCGGTTCAAGATCCGCCAGCAGGAGGGGCAGGACGACTTCGCCGCGATGGAGGAGGCGCTCACGCGCCGCTTCCGCAACTACCTGCGTGAGCGCGACGAAGGTGCCCGCGCCGGGAAGCGGTTCTCGTACCCACCGAACCTGCTGCTCATCGACGGCGGCAAGGGCCAGCTCAACGTCGCCGTGCGCGTCCTCGAGGAGCTCGGGCTCGAGGACATCTGCGTCGCGTCGCTCGCGAAGCGCTTCGAGGAGGTCTACCTGCCACGGGAGGCCGAGCCGGTGCGCATCCCGCGCGACTCCGAGGCGCTCTACCTGTTGCAGCAGGTGCGCGACGAGGCCCACCGGTTCGCGATCACGTACCACCGCAGCCTGCGCGGCAAGTCGATGACGCGTTCGATCCTCGACGACGTGCCCGGGCTCGGCCCGACGCGCCGCGCGCGGCTGCTCAAGGAGCTCGGCTCGGTGAAGCGGATCCGCGAGCTGTCGTCCGACGACCTGCACGCGCTCACGTGGCTCCCCGACAAGGTCGCCGACGCGGTCTACGCGCGTCTCCACCCGAACGAGGGGGTGCGCGCGTCGTGAGCAACCTCGACGTGACGATCATCACGGGGATGTCGGGTGCGGGGCGTTCCGAGGCCGCCAACGTGCTCGAGGACCTCGCGTACTTCGTCATCGACAACCTGCCGCCCGCGCTGATCACGAAGGTCGCCGAGCTCGCGAAGGGCGGCGACCGACCGCAGCGGTACGCGCTCGTCGTCGACGTGCGGTCGGGCGCGTTCATGGACGCGCTCACCGCCGCGCTCGACGAGCTCAGTGAGACCGGTGCGCGCACGCGCATCCTCTTCCTCGACGCGTCGGACGAGGCGCTCGTCCGGAGGTTCGAGGCGACACGCCGGCGTCACCCGCTCGCGGAGGGCGACCGCGTGCTGGAGGGGATCGCGAAGGAGCGCGAGCTGCTCGAGGAGCTGAAGGGCCACGCGGACGTGGTCGTCGACACGTCGGACCTGAACGTCCACCAGCTGCGCGACCGCCTCCACGAGCTGTTCGCCGACGCCGCGCCCGAGGGCTCGCTCCAGCCGAACATCGTGTCGTTCGGCTACAAGCACGGGCTGCCGCTCGACGTCGACCTGCTGTTCGACTGCCGGTTCCTGCCCAACCCGCACTGGGTCGAGGAGCTCCGCCCGCTCACCGGGCGCGAGGAGCCCGTCCGCACGTACGTGCTGGAGCAGCCCGAGACGGGGCCGTTCCTCGACGAGCTCGACCGGCTCCTCGACCTCCTGCTCCCCGCGTTCGTCCGGGAGGGCAAGTCGTACCTGACGATCGGGATCGGCTGCACGGGCGGCCACCACCGCAGCGTCGTCATCGCGGAGGAGCTCGCGAAGCGACTGCGCGCGCAGGGCTATCCCGTGCGCGTCACCCACCGGGACGTGAGCCGTGGGTGACGCGCCGCGCGTCGTCGCGCTCGGGGGCGGGCACGGTCTCGGGGTCGCGCTGCGCGCCATCCGCAGGTACGCCGGGACGGTCACGGCGGTCGCGAGCGTCGCCGACGACGGCGGGTCGTCGGGCCGCCTCCGCCGGGACTACGGCGTCCCCGCGCCCGGCGATCTGCGCAAGTGCCTGGTCGCGCTCGCGCCCGACGGGTCGCCGTGGGCGGAGGCGTTCGAGTACCGCTTCGACGCCGGCGACCTCCACGGTCACGCGCTCGGCAACCTGATGATCGTCGGGCTCACCGAGGTGCTCGGCGACTTCACGCGGGCGCTCGACGAGGCGGGCCGCGTCCTCGGCGCCACGGGCCGCGTGCTGCCCGCGACGACGGACCCCGTCGTGCTGAAGGCCGACGTCGAGGGCGTGCAGGTCGAGGGCCAGGTCGCCGTGCAGAACTCGCGGGGCCGGGTCCGCCGGGTCGAGCTCGTGCCGACGGACGCCGCCGCCTGCCCGGACGCCGTCGCCGCGATCCGCGAGGCCGATCAGATCGTGGTCGCGCCGGGCTCGCTGTTCACGAGCGTCATCCCCGTGCTGTGCATCGGCGAGCTGCGCGACGCGGTCGCGCAGGCCCGGGGCCGTGTCGTGCAGGTGTGCAACCTCCACCCGCAGGTCCCCGAGACCGACGGGCTCGACGCGACCGACCATCTCCGTGCCGTGCTCGACCACGGTGCGCGCGTCGACGTGTTTCTCTACCAGCGCGGGGGCATCCTGCGCGCGGACGACACCGAGATCGAGGCCCTGGGGGCCGTCCCCGTCGGTGCCGACCTGACCGAGCCCGGAACCCCCGGTCACGTGCCCGAACGACTGGCGACCGCGCTCCGCGCTCTGCTGTAGTCAACGGTTCCTTAACCCGGAGGCGACCAATGGCGGTACGAGTCGGGATCAACGGGTTCGGCCGGATCGGCCGGTCGTTCTACCGGGCGCTGCTGGCCCGGGGCGACGACGCGGGCGTCGAGCTCGTCGCGGTCAACGACCCGTTCGGCGACGCCGACACCATGGCGTTCCTGCTCAAGCACGACTCGGTCGGCGGGCTCCTGCCGAACGAGGTGAAGGCGAGCAACGGCGGGTTCTCGGTCGACGGGCGCGACGTCAAGAAGCTGGACGAGAAGGACCCCGCCGAGATTCCCTGGGGCGACAACGGCGTCGACGTCGTGATCGAGTCGACCGGCCTGTTCACCGCGCGCGCGAAGGCCGCCGGCCACCTGCAGGGCGGCGCGAAGCGGGTCGTGATCTCGGCGCCGAGCAGCGACGCCGACGTGACGATCTGCATGGGTGTCAACGACGAGGTGTACGACCCGTCGAAGCACACGGTCATCTCGAACGCGTCATGCACGACGAACTGTCTCGCGCCGCTCGCCAAGGTGATGAACGACCGCTTCGGGATCGCGCACGGGCTCATCACGACCGTCCACGCGTACACGAGCGACCAGCAGCTCCAGGACCAGGCGCAGGCGTCGCGCAGCGGCAAGGTCGACCTGCGCCGGATGCGCGCCGCGGCGCTGTCGATCGTCCCGAACACGACCGGTGCGGCACGCGCGATCGGTCAGGTGCTGCCCGAGCTGAACGGCCGTCTCGACGGGATGGCGTTGCGCGTCCCCGTGCCGACGGGCTCCATCACGGATCTCGTCGTCGAGCTCGAGAACCCCGCGAGCCTCGACGACGTCAACGGCGCGTTCGCGGAGGCGTCCTCCGACGCGAGCTACCGCGGCGTGCTCGAGTACAACGACGAGCCACTCGTGTCGGCCGACATCGTCGGCAACCCGTCGTCGTGCATCTTCTCGGCGCGCGACACGATGGTGAACGGCGGGATGGCGAAGGTGCTCGGCTGGTACGACAACGAGTGGGGCTACTCGAACCGCCTCGTCGACGTGGTCGCCTTCGTCGCGCAGTAGCGCGCACCCCGGACCGGTGGACCTCCCGCGTCTGGAGGACCTGCCGCCCCTGGACGGGCGGCGCGTCCTCGCCCGCTTCGACTTCAACGTCCCGTTGCGTGACGGCGAGGTCGACGACGACCTGCGCATCGTGAGCGCCCTGCCGACGCTGCGATGGCTGCTCGACCACGGCGCCGCGGTCGTCGCGTGCTCGCACCTGGGCCGTCCGAAGGGCGAGCCCGATCCGGGCCTGTCGATGCGTCCGGTCGCGGCGCGCCTGGGCGACCTGCTCCAGCGGCGCATCGTGCTCGCGCCGGCCGTCGTCGGCCCGACGGTGCAGACGCGCGCGGACGCGCTCGGGCCCGGTGACGTGCTCCTCCTCGAGAACCTGCGGTTCGAGCCGGGGGAGAAGGCGAACGACCCCGCGTTCGCGGCCGCGTTGAGCGCGCTCGGTGATGTGTACGTGAACGACGCGTTCGGCGCGTCGCACCGCGCGCACGCGTCGATCGTCGGCCCGCCGCAATGGCTGCCGAGCGCGGCCGGTCGGCTGCTCGCGCGCGAGGTCGACGTGCTGACCGGTCTCCTGCACGACCCGAGACGGCCGTTCCTCGCGGTGCTCGGCGGCGCGAAGGTCAGCGACAAGCTCGGTGTGATCGACGCGCTGCTCGACCGCTGCGACACGATCCTCGTCGGCGGCGCGATGGCGTTCACGTTCCTGCTCGCGCAGGGGTTCGCCGTCGGCGACTCGCTCGTCGAGCCCGAGCGCGCCGACGACTGTCGCCGTCTCCTCGCGACCGATCGCGTCCGCGTGCCCGTCGACGTCGTCGTCGCGCGCGAGACCACAGCCGACACGGAGACGCGTGTCGTACCGGCGTCGGCGATGCCCGACGGATGGAAGGGTCTCGACATCGGGCCCGAGACCGCGGCGATCTTCGCCGACGCGATCGCGGCCGCGGGCACCGTCCTGTGGAACGGCCCAATGGGCGTGTTCGAGGTCGAGCCGTTCGCGGCGGGCACGCACACCGTCGCCGATGCCGTCGCCGAATGCCGGGGCTTCACGGTCGTCGGCGGCGGCGACAGCGCGGCCGCGATCCGCCAGATGGGCCTGGCCGATCGCGTCGACCACGTGAGCACCGGCGGCGGCGCGTCGCTCGAGCTCATCGAGCGGGGCGACCTGCCCGGCCTCGAGGCACTGCGCGAGAGCCGCGCCCGCACTGCGAAGGGAACTGCATGACGTCACCCGGCCGCCGGCCGCTGATCACCGGCAACTGGAAGATGCACCACGACCACTACGTCGCGATCCAAGTCGTGCAGAAGCTCTCCTACCGGCTCGACGAGAGCGACTACGAGCGCACCGACGTCGTCGTCGCACCGCCGTTCACCGATCTGCGCACGCTCCAGACGCTCATCCAGGCGGACAAGCTCCCGATCGGCCTCGGCGCGCAGGACTGCCACTGGGAGCCGCAGGGCGCGTTCACGGGCGAGGTGAGCTGTCCGATGCTCGCCAAGCTCGACGTGTCGTACGTGATCGTCGGGCACTCGGAGCGCCGGCAGCTCTTCGGCGAAACCGACGAGATCGTCAACAAGAAGGTGCGGGCCGTGCTCGGCGCCGGCATGACGCCGACACTGTGCTGCGGCGAGACCCTCGACGAGCGGCAGGCCGGCATCACCGAGGACAAGGTCCGCACCCAGGTGCTGACGGGGTTCGACGGCGTGAAGGCCGAGCAGGTGGCGGGCTCGGTCGTCGCGTACGAGCCGATCTGGGCCATCGGGACGGGCCACAACGCGACGCCCGACGACGCGAACGAGACCATCGGCGCGATCCGGACGGCCATCCGGGAGCGGTTCGGCGGCGACGTCGCCGACGCGGTCCGCATCCAGTACGGCGGGAGCGTGAAGCCCGGCAACATCGGCGAGCTCATGGCCCGGCCCGAGATCGACGGCGCGCTCGTCGGCGGAGCGTCCCTTGACCCGGACGAGTTCGCCCGGATAGTACGATTCTGGGTCTAGCCCGCAGCGGCCGGGGCGTTCGTCGCGTCGCCTCGCGGCGATTCGCCGGGCGATTCGCCGCCGCGAGCCGACGGGTGAGGGCGCAAGGCGCCGTCCCGCGTGCTCGCCGTGTTACCGTCCTCCGGCTCGTCGGAAAGGAGCAGGCCGCGTGATCAACGCGATCCTCGTCGTGATCCAGGTCATCGTGTCGATCGCGCTGATCGTCCTGATCCTGCTCCACTCCGGTCGCGGCGGCGGGCTCTCCGACATGTTCGGCGGGTCCATGGGTGGGTCGATGGCCGGGTCCACCGTCGTCGAGCGCAACCTGGACCGGATCACGGTCGTGATGTCGGTGATCTTCGCGTTCACGACGATCCTGCTCGCCCTGCGGCTGAAGTAGCGCCGCGTCCGCCGGGCGGCTCGCGCGGCGTGCCCGGACCGGAGATGCAGCTCGTCGGGAGGTTGTCGAGGGTGGTGCGCGGTTCCCAACGCGGCTCGTCGCGACGGTGGCTCGCGGCCGTCGCGACCGTCGCGGTCCTCGCGTTCGTGGCGTCCGCGTGCTCGGGCGGCGGCTCGAAGTCGAAGTCGTCCGGGACGTCCACGCCGTCGACGACCGTCCCGAACGGCGGGACGCTGACGGTCGGCGCCGAGCAGGAGCCGAGGTGCACCGACTGGATCGACGCGTGCTCGAGCCAGATCTGGGGCTCGTGGATCCTCGAGGCCCAGACGATGCCGCGCGCGTTCGACGTCGTGCGCAAGGGCGGCGACTGGGTGTACCAGCCGAGCAACCTGCTCACCGGCGAGCCCGACGTGCAGACCTCCCCGAAGCAGGTCGTGACGTACCACATCGACCCGCAGGCGCGGTGGTCCGACGGGCAGCCGATCACGTCGGCCGACTTCCGGTACACGTGGGATCAGGTCGCGCACGGCGAGAACATCTACGACCAGACCGGCTACCAGAACATCGCGAGCGTCGACACGCCCGACCCGCGCACCGCGGTGGTCACGTTCGCCCGGTCGTACGCGGCGTGGAAGGGGCTCTTCGGCGGCCTGTACGGCATCTTCCCGTCCCATCTCCTGCAGGGGACGGACCGCGACGCCGCGATGAAGAACGGCTACACGTGGTCGGGCGGCCCGTGGCGGCTCGAGAGCTGGCAGCGGGGGACGAGCATGACGCTCGTCCCGAACGAGCAGTACTGGGGACCGAAGCCGCACCTCGACCGCGTCGTGTTCCAGTTCCTCGCGACGACGACGTCCGAGTTCGACGCGTTCAAGGCCGGAACGGTTCAGGCGTTGTACCCGCAGCCCGAGCTCGACGTCGTCAGCGCGATCCAGCAGGGGTTGGCCGGCGCGAGCTCGAAGTTCACCGCCGACACCGGCAACCTCGAGGCGCTCTGGTTCAACAACGCGAGCCCGCCGCTCGACTCGTTGCCCGTCCGCCAGGCGATCGCGTACTCGCTCGACCGTGACCAGATCGTCGAGCGCCTGTTCGGCATGCTCGGCGTCCATCACCCGATGCAGACGCTCGACGCGCCCACGCTCGCGCCCTACACGGACACGAACGCGTTCGCGGGGTACCGGCTCGACCTCACGAAGGTCGACACCCTGATGACCGGCGCGGGATGGGCCAAGGGTGCGGACGGTGTGTGGGCGAAGGCCGGGAAGCCGATCTCGCTGCAGCTGCTGACGAACGCGAACAACCAGCGCCGATCGCTCACGATGCAGCTCGTGCAGGACCAGCTGCGGAGAGCCGGGTTCGCGTCGACGCTGCGCACCGTGAGCTCGAACGACCTCGGCAGCGTCGTCGCGTCGGGCGACTTCCAGGTCGCGCTCTACGCGCAGGTGCTCACGCAGCTCGACCCGGCCGACTGCTCGATCTTCTGCTCAGCCAACATCCCGACGCCGGCCAACGGCAACTCGGGCCAGAACTGGCAGCGCGTGAACATCCCCGACCTCGACCCGCTGCTGCAGACCGTCGAGAGCAGCCTCGACGAGGCGGCGCGGCAGAACGCGGGCAAGCAGGCCGCCAAGATCGAGGCTGCGAACATGATCGCGTTGCCGCTGGACCCGCTCCCGAACATCCTGCTGTGGAGCAAGCGGATCGTCGGGCCGGTCGACGACAACCCGATCTACTCGATGTTCGTCAACATGAACGAGTGGGGGATCCGCCCGTAGCGCGGGTGCTCCGATGCCGCCACCGCGACGCCGTCTGACCCCCGCGCTCGTCGTCGTGCTGCTCACGGGCGCGCTGTTGACGGCGTGCTCGGGAGGGAGCAGCCGCGACACCGCGGCCACGAAGCCGCTTCACGGCGGCGTGCTGCGCGTCGGTGTGGTCGGGCTCGCGAGCCTCGACCCGACGCGGGGCGAGAACCCCGCGAGCGCGCTCGCGGCGTCGTTGCTGTTCCAGCCGCTCGTCGGCCTCGACCCGGTCACGTCGAACCCGGTTCCCGGGCTGGCACGCGCGTGGCACGCGAACCCGACCGCAACGGTGTTCACGTTCGACCTGCGCGCCGACGCGCGCTTCCACGACGGCACGCCCGTCACCGCGGCCGACGTGAAGGCCACGATCGATCGCGTGCGCGCGCCGGGCAGCGGTTCGCCGTTCGCCGGCATCCTCGCGGTCGTCCACGACGTGGCCGCTCCCGACGCGCACACCGTCGTCGTGACGACGACACGCCCGTTCGCGGTGCTGCCCGCCGTCTTCTCGCAACCGGGCCTGGGCATCGAGCCGCGCGCGCTCGCCGCGAACCCCGCCCGTCTCGCGGCGTCGCCGATCGGCTCCGGGCCGTTCCGGTTCGTCGAACGGAACGCATCGACGATCGTGCTGCGCGCGGTGCGGACGGCACCGAGGTCGTCGCCGTGGCTGGACGAGATCGACCTCGTCCCGTTCCCGACCGTCGCTGCCGCGTACGCCGCGTACCAGGCTCGGAAGCTCGACGTCGCGCCGCTCACGCGTGCGGAGTCGGAGGACGCCGACCGTCGTGGTGAGCGACTCGTCGCGGGCCCATACCTCGCGGTCAGCTTCTACGCGTTGAACCTGCGCGACCCGAAGCTCGCCGACGTGCGCTTCCGTGAGGCGATCGTGCGCGCGCTCGACGCACGTTCGCTGGTGCGCGCGGGGTACGGCGCGACCGCGCAGGTCGCGGGCGGTCTGATCCCGCTCGGAGTGCCCGCCGGACCGACGAACGCGTGTCGCGGCCGTTGCGACTACGACCCGGCCGAGTCGCGCCGTCTGCTCGCTGCGGCGTTCCCCGACGGCAAGGTGCCCGGGATCGGGATCGACTTCGACGACGACCCGATCCAGCGCGCGGTCGCGACCGAGGTGCAGCAGCAGCTCGGGGCGGTCGGCATCCCCGCGGTCGCGCGTCCGCATGCCGTCGCGGACTACAGCGCGTTCGTCGTGTACGGCGGTGTCGAGCTGTTCCGCCTCGGCTGGGTGGCGGACTACCCGAGCAGCGAGGCGTTCCTCGGCCCGCTGTTCACGGCCGGGTCGCCGACGAACGTGTTCGGGTTCCGGAGCACCGCATTCGCGGACGCGTTGCGCGCGGCGGAAGGGGAGCAGGACGGGCGTCGCCGCGTCGCCGACTTCGCGCGCGCGGAGGCCGCGGTCCTCGACCAGTACGTGACCGCGCCGGTCGCGCAGTTCGAGACCCGCATGGTCGTCGGGCCCCGGGTGCGCGGGATGCGGCTCGACCCGTACGGCGCGTTCGACGGCGGCGCGGTCTGGCTCGCGCCGCGGCCCAGCAAGGGGTGACCGGCGCGCTCGCGGCGCGGGTATCGTGGCGGGTCACGTCGGAGTGGCGGAATCGGCAGACGCGCTAGCTTGAGGGGCTAGTGCCCGCAAGGGCGTGGGGGTTCAAGTCCCCCCTCCGACACGAGCCGGCGTCGCGCGGGACGCGCGATCAATCACCGGCCGCGGCGAGCGCGCCCTCCAGTTGCCCGACGCCGAGATGCTGGGCCCGCAACAGCGCGAGCAGATGGACGAGGTCGTCGTAGAGCGTCGGGCGCCAGTGCATCAGGATGATGTCGCCGGGTTGGAGGCGACCGCCCTGCGCGGCGAGCTTGCCGTCGCTCAACGTCGCCCGCCACAGGACGACGGCGTGGATCCCGCACGTCGCGGCCGCGTAGCGCGTCGCTTCGTCGTAGTCGCCGTACGGCGGCCGGAACAGCGTCGGACGCGTCCCGAACCAGGTCGCGAACTCGTCCAACGGGCCGCAGATCTCGTGCTCCTGGTCCGCGAGGTCCAGCTGCTGGAGATGCGGGTGCGTGATCGTGTGGTCCTCGATGCGCGCGCCCGCAGCCTGGAGGGCGCGCCAGTATGCAAGACCGGCGAGCGCGGGGCCGCGGATCACGAACGCGGTGATCGGCAGGTGCAGCAGCTTCACGAGCGCGAGCACGCGCGGATCGCGCGTGTAGCCGTCGTCGATCGTGATGAACACGACGGGCGCGTGCACCGCGACCCGGCTGACGACGGGTGCCCGCGGGCCCGGCGGCAGCGTGGTCGTCGTCGTCGACGCGACCGTCACCGGCGCGCGCGTGACCGGCACCGTGTGCGGGGTCGTCCGCGACGGAGGTCGGTCGGACGCGCGGCGGCCTCCGGCCGACGTGCACGCCGACACGAGCACGATCGACGCGACCGCGAGGGCACCGGCCGCGACCCTTGTCCGCACGCCGAGATTCTGGCGCCCGGAACGCCCCTCGAGGACAGGGCCCGTCGTCCACGGGACCGGGGAGCGGTAGCCTGCGAGCTGACGTTCACGTCAGGAACGACCCCCCCGCGGAAGAGGTGCCGAGTGGAGCTGCCGAAGATCATCAGCGTCGACGACCACGTCGTGGAGCCGCCGCACGTCTGGCAGACCTGGCTGCCGGCGAAGCACCGGGAGAAGGGGCCGCGCGTCGAGCGCAAGCGCTGGGGAGCGTTCCGGCTCCGGCGCGGCGCGAAGTACGAGATGACCGAGGACCCCGACGGCGAGTGGGGCGACGCCTGGATCTACGAGGACAAGGTCATCTACGTCCAGAAGAAGTTCGTCGCGATCCCGAAGTCGGCGACGCCCGGCGACGACCTCTCGAAGTTCGACAAGACGGTCATGACGATGACCGCGACGACGTACGACGACATGCGTCCCGGCTGCTACGACGCCAAGGAGCGCAAGAAGGACTTCGAGCTCAACTGGGTCGACGCCTCGCTGCCGTTCCCGACGTTCCCGCGGTTCTGCGGGCAGACGTTCTACGAGGCCGACGACAAGGACCTCGCGCTGGCGTGCGTGCGCGCGTACAACGACTGGATGGTCGAGGAGTGGTGCGACCCGTCGATCGGCGTCAACATCCCGCTGTGCATCATCCCGCTGTGGGACGTGCAGCTCGCCGCCGCGGAGATCGAGCGGAACGCGGCGCGTGGCGTGCGCGCGGTGTGCTTCTCGGAGCTGCCGACGAAGCTCGACCTGCCGAGCATCCACACCGGCTACTGGGACCCGATGTTCCAGGTGTGCGCCGACACCGGCACGACCGTGTGCATGCACGTCGGGTCGTCGTCGACCGACCCGTTCTCGTCGCCCGACGCCCCGAAGGGCGTCGGCAGCATGGTCGCGTTCAACAACTCGATGGCATCGCTCGGCGACTACCTCTTCGGCGGGATCATGCACCGCTTCCCGAAGCTGAAGATCGCGTACTCCGAGGGCCAGATCGGGTGGATCCCCTACGCTCTCGAGCGGGCCGACACGGTGTGGGAGGAGCACAACGCGTGGCAGAACTCCAAGCGGCTGTGTCCCGAGCCCCCGTCGACCTACTACTACGGCCGGGTCTTCGGGTGCTTCACGTGGGACCGGCACGGCGTGCGCTCGCTCGACGAGGTCGGTGAGCACCAGATCTGCTTCGAGACCGACTACCCGCACACCGACACGACGTGGCCGAACTCGAAGGAGTACTGCGAGAAGATGCTCGCCGGCGTGGACGACGAGCAGCAGCGCTACAACATCCTGCGCGGCAACGCGATCCGGATGCTCGAGCTCGACCGCGTCTGACGCACGTCGTCAACGTGCTCGCTCGGGCACGTCGTCGAACGCCTCGGCGAGGTCGATGACGACCTCGCCGTCGTCCGTCTCACCGGACGACGAACCGCGCGGGCGCGTGACCACGACCTGCACGGTCGCGATCACGAGCACGGCTCCAGATCGTGTCGCCGATCGCCCCGGCGACGAGCGCGACAGACTCGACACGAAGGCTTCGTAGCGGCACGCTGGCCACGATGCGTCGCCCCTGGGCGGTCCGCGCGGCCCGGGTCACGAGCTCGTTGCTCCTGGGCGTCCCGCTCCTGACGACCGCCGTCCCGCGCGCCGCGGCGGCGACGTCGCCACCGGCCGCCGCGACGCTCCCCCGCGGCACCGAGCTGCTCGACGTGCGCACCGTCCCTCCGGTCGCGCAGGCGTCGTTCACGTTCGCGGGGACGCGGTTCACGACCGATCCGGCGACCGGGAACGCATGGTTGCTCGTCACCGACGGTGAAGGTCGCGCGCTCGCCGCCGATCGCGCGGGCCGTCTCGTGAGTACCGCTGCGGCCACGATCGTCCTCGGCCCCGGGCTCCGGGCGCGCTTCACGGGCTGGTCGGACGTCGCCCAGACCGCCGACGTCGTGACGCGCACCGCGATGTTCGAGGTCGAGACGTTCACGACGTTCCGGTTCGTCGACGCGCACGGTCGCGTGATCGAGCCGAGCGCG encodes:
- the uvrC gene encoding excinuclease ABC subunit UvrC, whose product is MLTRPPAGSIPDAPGSYQFKDAHGRVIYVGKAKSLRSRLSNYFAPPATLPERTRQMVAAAEAVEWIEVRNEVEAFFLEFNLIQKHKPRFNIRLKDDKSYPFLAVTLDEEWPRAMVMRGAKRKGVRYFGPFAHAYAIRETLDLLLRTFPIRTCTRGKFDRHHRLGRPCLYAHIEKCVAPCVDAVTHEEYGVLVGELLDFLDGNHAPILDRLDKQMHEAADELEFERAARLRDQLTSVRKAIERQQMVAAREEDIDVIGIAQDPLEASVQLFLVRRGRVVGRKGIVIDKVEELDDHALVGRILEQLYGGADTEDVPKEVLVPVEPEDRELYEEFLALARGSKVHVRVPQRGEKRALLETVTKNADEAFVRHKLKRASDHNARARALTALQGALGLPEAPLRIECFDISNLQGTEIVASMVVMEDGLPKRSDYRRFKIRQQEGQDDFAAMEEALTRRFRNYLRERDEGARAGKRFSYPPNLLLIDGGKGQLNVAVRVLEELGLEDICVASLAKRFEEVYLPREAEPVRIPRDSEALYLLQQVRDEAHRFAITYHRSLRGKSMTRSILDDVPGLGPTRRARLLKELGSVKRIRELSSDDLHALTWLPDKVADAVYARLHPNEGVRAS
- the rapZ gene encoding RNase adapter RapZ, whose protein sequence is MSNLDVTIITGMSGAGRSEAANVLEDLAYFVIDNLPPALITKVAELAKGGDRPQRYALVVDVRSGAFMDALTAALDELSETGARTRILFLDASDEALVRRFEATRRRHPLAEGDRVLEGIAKERELLEELKGHADVVVDTSDLNVHQLRDRLHELFADAAPEGSLQPNIVSFGYKHGLPLDVDLLFDCRFLPNPHWVEELRPLTGREEPVRTYVLEQPETGPFLDELDRLLDLLLPAFVREGKSYLTIGIGCTGGHHRSVVIAEELAKRLRAQGYPVRVTHRDVSRG
- a CDS encoding gluconeogenesis factor YvcK family protein — protein: MGDAPRVVALGGGHGLGVALRAIRRYAGTVTAVASVADDGGSSGRLRRDYGVPAPGDLRKCLVALAPDGSPWAEAFEYRFDAGDLHGHALGNLMIVGLTEVLGDFTRALDEAGRVLGATGRVLPATTDPVVLKADVEGVQVEGQVAVQNSRGRVRRVELVPTDAAACPDAVAAIREADQIVVAPGSLFTSVIPVLCIGELRDAVAQARGRVVQVCNLHPQVPETDGLDATDHLRAVLDHGARVDVFLYQRGGILRADDTEIEALGAVPVGADLTEPGTPGHVPERLATALRALL
- the gap gene encoding type I glyceraldehyde-3-phosphate dehydrogenase; protein product: MAVRVGINGFGRIGRSFYRALLARGDDAGVELVAVNDPFGDADTMAFLLKHDSVGGLLPNEVKASNGGFSVDGRDVKKLDEKDPAEIPWGDNGVDVVIESTGLFTARAKAAGHLQGGAKRVVISAPSSDADVTICMGVNDEVYDPSKHTVISNASCTTNCLAPLAKVMNDRFGIAHGLITTVHAYTSDQQLQDQAQASRSGKVDLRRMRAAALSIVPNTTGAARAIGQVLPELNGRLDGMALRVPVPTGSITDLVVELENPASLDDVNGAFAEASSDASYRGVLEYNDEPLVSADIVGNPSSCIFSARDTMVNGGMAKVLGWYDNEWGYSNRLVDVVAFVAQ
- a CDS encoding phosphoglycerate kinase, giving the protein MDLPRLEDLPPLDGRRVLARFDFNVPLRDGEVDDDLRIVSALPTLRWLLDHGAAVVACSHLGRPKGEPDPGLSMRPVAARLGDLLQRRIVLAPAVVGPTVQTRADALGPGDVLLLENLRFEPGEKANDPAFAAALSALGDVYVNDAFGASHRAHASIVGPPQWLPSAAGRLLAREVDVLTGLLHDPRRPFLAVLGGAKVSDKLGVIDALLDRCDTILVGGAMAFTFLLAQGFAVGDSLVEPERADDCRRLLATDRVRVPVDVVVARETTADTETRVVPASAMPDGWKGLDIGPETAAIFADAIAAAGTVLWNGPMGVFEVEPFAAGTHTVADAVAECRGFTVVGGGDSAAAIRQMGLADRVDHVSTGGGASLELIERGDLPGLEALRESRARTAKGTA